TTGAAGCTGATCAATTAAAAGTCAAGGGatgtggaggaggaggagcagaGAAATTTCAGCACAGGATCATGACAACATAAAGTCTGCTTCAAAGGGCTATTAAATGAATCAGAAATATAGAAATGTTGCTACaagtgtgtatgtatgtagaGGCGGCTGTGGGCTGAATCTTGCCTTTGCATCATTGCAGAAAACATTCTACATTGGTTCTGAAAAGGCATTTTACTTCTTCCACCTACTGCTCACTTCCAGATAATATTCCTTGTAGAAAGTAGTAGCAATGCCTAGTTCTTGCTTGATATGTGCAGACCAGTATATACATTCATTCTCTCTACTCCAATACAAAAATTCGGGTGTCTTTTACTTTTGCAGCCCAtgtgaaaaataagagaaacagTAGCAGAATCTATTTTGAAGCAAATTCACTTGTTTGTTGGAGTGACATTCCCATCTTTCACAACTTTAAACTTGTAGTTTGCAGTGGAACttgttggaaaaattatgACCCAGGACCAATTGGTAGGCCCAAGCCCACACCTTAGATGGCTGCCCAATTGTCATGCCTTGGCCCATTCACTAAAGGCTCAGTCCGCTCAGTGATCCAACTCATTACCCGATCTGGTTTTCTCTTAATATCCGTAACAAAAGAATTCTAACTCATCTCCTCGCCTCCCTCACCCTTCTCTCTTGAGCAAACCAGCACCACCCTCCTCTCTCATCCCAAAATGTCGCTTCTCCTCCGCCGATtgttcctctctctctctcttagaAATATATGGTTTCCCTTTATAAATACTCTGGTTATTTTTCTGATAACAATAACTAAGAACTGAAAAGTTTATTCTTCCCTCTTCTTCTACTTCAATTAAAAGAAGTTCTTCGTGAACTTTTTCCTAAGTGGAAAATCGGGACATTTTTTTAGCGATTTTTGTAAGTAGTCCTTTGTGGATGGTTTAAGGTGGTTTCGATTTTGGGTCTATGTGACCTACCTTGGTGGCTGTTTGAGTAGTTGAAGCCTTGGTGGTTGTTTTGGATTTAGCAACCGATGTGTGGTTGCGAACCTTGGTGGTTGTGGTTTCCCTTCTCCGGATCTAGCTCCTTGAGCCATTaatctctcttttttgttttattcttcATTTACTGATTTAGTTGTgtaattttgtgtaaattattCTGCAATTTGATTTGTATTATATCGGGGTTTTCAGAACCCATCGTTCTATGTAATAGTTGAGTTAGAGCTTTAATTATTTGGGCTCATCCCAACAgaaatattaaagattaaCTGTATTAAGAATGTCATCATTTACTCGACAAAACAAGAATATTTGAAGTTGTACTTCTTCCCTGTCAAGTGCTCTGTAATGCTCAAGAATTTAGAATAAAGTTGCTAGTCAATGAATATAGGCTTTCTTTATCTTATGAATGGGAGTTAATCAGAACAAATCTTTCCGTATTTTGGTACCAGTGGTCGACACAACAAAGGGTCCCAGCAAGAACATATTCTCCATGGAAGTATctaagaaaaagggaaaatgaaaggaaaagagCTGCACCACAACCAGTATAAAAAGAATTGCTACGAAGCCTTAGCTCAAGCCAAGAGATATATTCAAAAGAGCCTTGTGGGTAAAAAAGACCAAGTTCAGGTTGACACATTTGGGAACAACAGAGATGGGAGCCAATGTTTCTAATGTTTATGGGACCTCACCAACGACGAAGGGTCAGGTTATTACATTTCACTCCTCATCAAAGTGGAAAGTCCATTTTGAGGCCTTGAAGCAGACTTCAAAACTGGTGAGTGTATAATTTGCTAATACTATTCAGTGTGACCGATTACAATCAGAGATCATTCTAACTATTTCTTGTCTGCCGAAGATTGTCATTGACTTCACAGCTTCTTGGTGTGGACCTTGTCAGCATATTCAACCTGCAATTAAAGAATTTGCAGAAATATATACAGATGTCGACTTCATCAAGATTGATGTTGATGAGTTGGATGTAagctctttctttcttttcagattGAAGTCTGATTACATGCATGCTAATTGATGCTTACTAGTAATAATGAATTACATTAACAGGGCGTGGCACGGGAGTTTGGAGTGCAGACAATGCCAACTTTCATACTGTTCAAAAGAGGGAAAGAAGTTGATAAGGTTGTGGGGGCCAAAAAGGAAGACCTTAAGGAGAAGATTGAGAAACATAGGTCTTGATATAGAACAAAACCTCCTTTTGGGCTTTGGTTTTATGACATGGCAAAACCAAAGAATGCAGCAAGAAATTGACAACATCCCACTGCGACTGattattgtcatttatttGGTGTGTGTTATTCATATATGAAATAACCTTTGTTTGAGAATCAAAAACTGCACAATGCATTTTTTTCGCAATAGTTACACAGTCAACGGAGAttagttcaaaatttcaaatgcatGCATATTTGGGGTCATGTTTCAGGTAAAAGTTCGCAATTTCACATCCTCAGTTAAAGTTACGGATCATCCAGGGCATCAGAGAAGCCACAAATTCAAGACACTCTGGTAAACATATTTGATGAAGGGAACTTGAGGAAAAGCCTATTGCAGGTCAACATGAAAGTTAACAAACATCTTTACACAAGCAAGTTACAAGATTTTTATCTTCAACTAAACTACAAAAGTATATAGCAGCTAAAAGGTTTTGTATAGTAGCTAAGTTTAACTTACATACTTCCAAATGTTTGAAAAGCCAACTCAACGTATTTCTCCTACTATGCACAAGAACTTTTGTACCCTGAATACATTAAGTATATACACTAAGTTGCACTTGCAATACTGGAGTTTATGGCAAATAATAACCGTTGGGCTGAACCCGCATTAACCAGTTGTCCTGCCCAAGACTCTCCTCAAATCTGATTTTTGTTCTGCCGTAAGCCTTGAAGGAAACTTGACATCAAACTTGATCCTCAAATCTCCATTTTTACCAGGTTGTTTTGATATGGGCAtaccttcattttttataactatttcaTGGCCCGGTTTGACAATATCTGATACTGAGACAGCCAGATCTCTTTCATCTAAGGTTGTTATCTTGACAGTCTTGCCTGTCAGAGCATCCAGTAGAGAGATCTTTTGATTGATTACTAGATCATTGTCGTCCCTCTTAAAAGTAGGATGTGGCTTCTCATCTACAACAAAGATTAGGTCTCCAGGAGCAGCACCAGGTTCATGGTTCCCTTTCTCTGGAAATGTAATCTTCGTACCCTTCTTCCAACCGGGTTTAATATGTATAGCCAAGACCTCTTGAACAGTGATAGGCTTGCTGCAATAATCACTTGCACATGAGTACAGACTGGAGAATATAGTGGGGAGTGATGAAAAATGAGAAGACACAGCTCTACTATTGACATGCATCATGAGCAATATACACGCATTTATAATAACATCGTTAAAGATATTCACAGGCAATGCAAGCTTATCATGTTTTGGATGAGCATACGCACTCATTCTACAATAACGGAATAAATCTATACAAATATTGGCTTCTTTTGCACAATAAGGAAACCATATATATTCAACATCACACCTAATCTTTCCGGATCAATATGATGCTAATCCAGAACACGGTGTGATATACCTTTCTCTTATTCCATTCAAATCCCCAACACATTAGGTGCTATCCATTAGCCACACGCAGAAAACTCTTACCCTTGTAGAAGCCACAAGAATCAAGGCATGTTAAGGATGCACATATACGAGGCAAACAAACACAGACATATGCAATCACACCCTCAAGTTCCAATCccatacaaaaaattaatcaacttTCCATTATTCAAATAACCCCATCATCATACCCTGcaaatttaataagaaaaattgaaagagacGATAAAGAAATAAGACTACTCTAATGTACCCACCCTGAGTGATCAAGGACGATTCTTGatatcttcatcttcctcctcGACCCCTTGTACAGTTCCTCCAAGCTACACGGCAACTTAGCCTCCATCACCGCCGCCTTCTTCAACCTCCCACCACCACCAGTGCGTTTCCCCTGTCCTCCATCCAG
The window above is part of the Sesamum indicum cultivar Zhongzhi No. 13 linkage group LG2, S_indicum_v1.0, whole genome shotgun sequence genome. Proteins encoded here:
- the LOC105156568 gene encoding thioredoxin H2, whose protein sequence is MGANVSNVYGTSPTTKGQVITFHSSSKWKVHFEALKQTSKLIVIDFTASWCGPCQHIQPAIKEFAEIYTDVDFIKIDVDELDGVAREFGVQTMPTFILFKRGKEVDKVVGAKKEDLKEKIEKHRS
- the LOC105156570 gene encoding dnaJ homolog subfamily B member 4, producing the protein MGVDYYNILKVSRNATMEDVKKSYKKLAMKWHPDKNAVDTKEAEAKFKQISEAYDVLSDPQKRQIYDLYGEEGLSSGLYPPPSSKDKDSGYGGERRGFKFSPRDAEDMFEEFFGGLDGGQGKRTGGGGRLKKAAVMEAKLPCSLEELYKGSRRKMKISRIVLDHSGKPITVQEVLAIHIKPGWKKGTKITFPEKGNHEPGAAPGDLIFVVDEKPHPTFKRDDNDLVINQKISLLDALTGKTVKITTLDERDLAVSVSDIVKPGHEIVIKNEGMPISKQPGKNGDLRIKFDVKFPSRLTAEQKSDLRRVLGRTTG